The following proteins come from a genomic window of Nocardiopsis sp. YSL2:
- the rpsS gene encoding 30S ribosomal protein S19 has translation MPRSLKKGPFVDDHLIKKVEVQNEKGTKNVIKTWSRRSMIVPEMIGHTIAVHDGRKHVPVFVSESMVGHKLGEFAPTRTFRSHVKEDRRSRR, from the coding sequence ATGCCACGTAGCCTTAAGAAGGGTCCCTTCGTCGACGACCACCTCATCAAGAAGGTGGAAGTCCAGAACGAGAAGGGGACCAAGAACGTCATCAAGACGTGGTCCCGGCGGTCCATGATCGTCCCGGAGATGATCGGTCACACGATCGCCGTCCACGATGGCCGCAAGCACGTTCCCGTGTTCGTGTCCGAGTCGATGGTCGGCCACAAGCTCGGCGAGTTCGCTCCCACGCGTACTTTCCGTAGCCACGTCAAGGAAGACCGCCGTAGCCGCCGTTAG
- the rpsQ gene encoding 30S ribosomal protein S17: MSENQTATRNYRKVREGYVVSDKMDKTVVVEVEDRIKHAMYGKVIRRTTKYKAHDEANSCGVGDRVRLMETRPLSATKRWRVVEILEKAK; this comes from the coding sequence ATGAGTGAGAACCAGACCGCGACCCGCAACTACCGCAAGGTGCGCGAGGGCTACGTCGTCAGCGACAAGATGGACAAGACCGTCGTCGTCGAGGTCGAAGACCGCATCAAGCACGCCATGTACGGCAAGGTCATCCGTCGGACGACCAAGTACAAGGCGCACGACGAGGCGAACTCCTGTGGCGTCGGTGACCGGGTCCGTTTGATGGAGACCCGGCCGCTTTCCGCGACGAAGCGTTGGCGCGTCGTGGAGATCCTGGAGAAGGCTAAGTAA
- the rplV gene encoding 50S ribosomal protein L22, with protein MGTRAQARFVRVTPRKARRVVDLIRGLPADEAQAVLRFAPQSASEPVGKVLASAIANAEHNDKLDRETLVVERAWVDEGPTLKRIRPRGFGRAFRVTKRTSHITVVVAENSGASSKTKERTR; from the coding sequence ATGGGAACGAGGGCACAGGCACGGTTCGTCCGTGTTACGCCCCGGAAGGCCCGCCGGGTGGTGGACCTTATTCGCGGGTTGCCCGCTGACGAGGCACAGGCGGTGCTCCGGTTCGCGCCCCAGTCGGCGAGCGAGCCTGTTGGCAAGGTACTGGCTAGTGCTATCGCCAACGCTGAGCACAACGACAAGCTGGACCGCGAGACGCTGGTGGTCGAGCGCGCGTGGGTGGACGAAGGTCCGACCCTCAAGCGCATTCGTCCGCGAGGCTTCGGCCGCGCTTTCCGGGTGACCAAGCGCACCAGCCACATCACCGTGGTGGTCGCTGAGAACTCGGGCGCCTCGTCCAAGACGAAGGAAAGGACCCGATAG
- the rpmD gene encoding 50S ribosomal protein L30 has translation MAKLKITQTRSKIGGKEKQRAALQTLGLGRIGKSTVREDRPEVRGQITIVSHLVSVEEVAE, from the coding sequence ATGGCCAAGCTCAAGATCACGCAGACCCGCTCCAAGATCGGCGGCAAGGAGAAGCAGCGCGCTGCCCTCCAGACCCTCGGTCTGGGCCGGATCGGCAAGTCCACCGTCCGTGAGGACCGCCCCGAGGTTCGTGGACAGATCACGATCGTCTCGCACCTCGTGTCCGTCGAGGAGGTTGCCGAATGA
- the rplF gene encoding 50S ribosomal protein L6: MSRIGRLPISAPKGVEVTINGQDVTVKGPKGELKHTVAEPITVSKDGEIISVARPDDKPENRSLHGLTRALLANLIEGVSNGYTKTLEIHGVGYRVQARGANLEFSLGYSHPVVIEPPQGISFRVEKPTILHVEGIDKQLVGQVAANIRGLRKPDPYKAKGVRYKGEHIRRKAGKAGK, encoded by the coding sequence ATGTCGCGAATCGGTCGACTGCCGATCTCGGCCCCCAAGGGCGTCGAAGTCACGATTAACGGGCAAGACGTCACTGTCAAGGGGCCGAAAGGCGAACTGAAGCACACCGTCGCCGAGCCGATCACCGTCTCCAAGGACGGCGAGATCATCTCGGTGGCGCGTCCCGACGACAAGCCGGAGAACCGCTCGCTGCACGGTCTGACCCGTGCGCTGCTCGCGAACCTCATCGAGGGCGTCTCCAACGGCTACACCAAGACGCTGGAGATCCACGGCGTGGGTTACCGCGTCCAGGCCCGCGGCGCCAACCTGGAGTTCTCGCTGGGCTACAGCCACCCCGTGGTGATCGAGCCTCCGCAGGGCATCAGCTTCCGCGTTGAGAAGCCGACGATCCTCCACGTCGAGGGCATCGACAAGCAGCTGGTGGGCCAGGTGGCCGCGAACATCCGCGGGCTGCGCAAGCCTGACCCGTACAAGGCCAAGGGCGTGCGGTACAAGGGTGAGCACATCCGCCGCAAGGCCGGAAAGGCTGGTAAGTAG
- the rpsE gene encoding 30S ribosomal protein S5 → MAAAPRRGAGGERRDRRDDRRGGAADKGVSYIEKVVTINRVAKVVKGGRRFSFTALVVVGDGNGMVGVGYGKAKEVPAAIAKGVEEAKKNFFRVPRIQGTIVHQVQGEDAAGVVMLRPAAPGTGVIAGGPVRAVLECAGIHDVLSKSLGSSNPLNIVHATVAALKGINQPEEIAARRGLPIEDVAPAAMLRARAEAKAGA, encoded by the coding sequence ATGGCTGCAGCACCGCGGCGCGGCGCCGGTGGCGAGCGGCGTGATCGCCGTGACGATCGCCGCGGCGGCGCCGCAGACAAGGGTGTCTCCTACATCGAGAAGGTCGTGACCATCAACCGGGTCGCGAAGGTCGTCAAGGGCGGCCGTCGCTTCTCCTTCACCGCTCTGGTCGTCGTCGGTGACGGCAACGGCATGGTCGGTGTCGGTTACGGCAAGGCCAAGGAGGTCCCGGCCGCGATCGCCAAGGGTGTCGAGGAGGCGAAGAAGAACTTCTTCCGCGTCCCCCGCATCCAGGGCACGATCGTGCACCAGGTCCAGGGCGAGGACGCCGCCGGCGTCGTCATGCTCCGTCCGGCCGCTCCGGGTACCGGTGTGATCGCCGGCGGCCCCGTGCGCGCCGTCCTTGAGTGCGCCGGCATCCACGACGTGCTGAGCAAGTCGCTCGGCTCGTCCAACCCGCTGAACATCGTGCACGCCACGGTCGCGGCTCTCAAGGGCATCAACCAGCCCGAGGAGATCGCCGCCCGTCGTGGCCTGCCGATCGAGGACGTTGCCCCGGCCGCCATGCTCCGTGCTCGCGCTGAGGCGAAGGCAGGAGCCTGA
- the rpsC gene encoding 30S ribosomal protein S3, translated as MGQKVNPHGFRLGITTDFKSRWYADKSYKDYVKEDVAIRRMLTRGMERAGISKVEIERTRDRVRVDVYTARPGIVIGRRGVEADRIRTDLEKLTGKQVQLNVFEVKNPEIDAQLVAQGVAEQLSSRVAFRRAMRKAMQSAMKSGAKGIRIQCGGRLGGAEMSRSEFYREGRVPLHTLRADIDYGFFEARTTFGRIGVKVWIYKGDAPATRAEREAAQAAQRSAGGGGGGQRRERPQRRRRGGAAPGGAQQQGAEAKAPAESAKTEGS; from the coding sequence GTGGGGCAGAAGGTAAACCCGCACGGGTTCCGCCTCGGCATCACCACCGACTTCAAGAGTCGCTGGTACGCGGACAAGTCCTACAAGGACTATGTCAAGGAAGACGTGGCGATCCGTCGGATGCTGACCCGTGGCATGGAGCGCGCGGGCATCTCCAAGGTCGAGATCGAGCGCACCCGTGACCGTGTTCGCGTGGACGTCTACACCGCCCGGCCGGGCATCGTCATCGGCCGCCGCGGCGTGGAGGCCGACCGCATCCGGACGGATCTCGAGAAGCTGACCGGCAAGCAGGTCCAGCTGAACGTCTTCGAGGTGAAGAACCCCGAGATCGACGCGCAGCTCGTCGCCCAGGGCGTCGCCGAGCAGCTGAGCAGCCGCGTGGCGTTCCGCCGCGCGATGCGCAAGGCGATGCAGAGCGCGATGAAGAGCGGTGCCAAGGGCATCCGTATCCAGTGCGGTGGCCGCCTGGGCGGGGCTGAGATGTCCCGCTCGGAGTTCTACCGCGAGGGCCGGGTCCCGCTGCACACGCTGCGCGCCGACATCGACTACGGCTTCTTCGAGGCCCGTACGACGTTCGGTCGCATCGGCGTGAAGGTGTGGATCTACAAGGGCGACGCTCCCGCGACCCGCGCCGAGCGCGAGGCGGCCCAGGCCGCCCAGCGTTCCGCCGGCGGCGGTGGCGGCGGCCAGCGTCGTGAGCGCCCGCAGCGGCGTCGTCGCGGCGGTGCCGCTCCCGGTGGCGCCCAGCAGCAGGGAGCCGAGGCCAAGGCCCCGGCCGAGTCCGCGAAGACCGAGGGGAGCTGA
- the rplE gene encoding 50S ribosomal protein L5 → MTVTNDITAPPMPRLKEKYRNEIVAALKEEHDIANIMQVPGLTKIVVNMGVGEAARDAKLIQGAVADLSAITGQKPKINRAKNSIAQFKLREGQPIGASVTLRGDRMWEFLDRLLSLALPRIRDFRGLSPKQFDGNGNYTFGLTEQVMFHEVDPDKVDRQRGMDITVVTTATTDDQGRSLLKRLGFPFKEA, encoded by the coding sequence ATGACGGTTACCAACGACATCACGGCCCCTCCGATGCCGAGGCTGAAGGAGAAGTACCGTAACGAGATCGTCGCTGCTCTCAAGGAAGAGCACGACATCGCCAACATCATGCAGGTCCCCGGTCTGACGAAGATCGTGGTCAACATGGGTGTCGGCGAGGCGGCTCGTGACGCGAAGCTCATCCAGGGCGCGGTCGCCGACCTGTCGGCGATCACCGGGCAGAAGCCGAAGATCAACCGTGCCAAGAACTCCATCGCGCAGTTCAAGCTGCGCGAGGGACAGCCGATCGGCGCCAGCGTCACGCTGCGCGGCGACCGGATGTGGGAGTTCCTGGACCGGCTGCTCTCGCTGGCCCTGCCCCGGATCCGGGACTTCCGCGGACTCTCCCCGAAGCAGTTCGACGGGAACGGGAACTACACCTTCGGTCTGACCGAGCAGGTCATGTTCCACGAGGTGGACCCGGACAAGGTCGACCGGCAGCGTGGGATGGACATCACGGTTGTCACCACGGCCACGACCGACGACCAGGGCCGCAGCCTGCTCAAGCGGCTCGGTTTCCCGTTCAAGGAAGCCTGA
- the rplO gene encoding 50S ribosomal protein L15, translating to MSDYNPDELLKLHHLRPAPGANKSKVRKGRGEASKGKTAGRGTKGTKARNTVRPGFEGGQMPLIRRVPKLKGFSNARFKKHYQVVNLDRLSELYPEGGEVTVEGLVAKGAVRKNELVKVLGTGEITVAVQVSANAFSSSAKEKIAAAGGSVTEL from the coding sequence ATGAGCGACTACAACCCCGACGAGCTGCTCAAGCTGCACCACCTGCGGCCCGCTCCGGGCGCCAACAAGTCCAAGGTCCGCAAGGGCCGCGGCGAGGCGTCCAAGGGCAAGACCGCCGGTCGCGGCACCAAGGGCACGAAGGCTCGTAACACCGTGCGTCCCGGCTTCGAGGGCGGGCAGATGCCCCTCATCCGCCGGGTGCCGAAGCTCAAGGGCTTCAGCAACGCGCGCTTCAAGAAGCACTACCAGGTCGTCAACCTGGACCGGCTCAGCGAGCTGTACCCCGAGGGTGGCGAGGTCACCGTCGAGGGCCTGGTCGCCAAGGGCGCCGTTCGCAAGAACGAGCTCGTCAAGGTGCTGGGTACCGGTGAGATCACCGTCGCCGTGCAGGTGAGCGCGAACGCGTTCTCCTCCTCGGCGAAGGAGAAGATCGCTGCTGCCGGTGGCTCCGTCACCGAGCTGTAG
- the rpsH gene encoding 30S ribosomal protein S8 — MTMTDPIADMLTRLRNANSAYHDTVTMPFSKIKAHIAEILQQEGFIQGWRTEEAPVGKSLVLELKYGPTRERSIAGIRRVSKPGLRVYAKKENLPRVLGGLGVAIISTSGGLMTNKQAKKRGVGGEVLAYVW, encoded by the coding sequence ATGACGATGACCGACCCGATCGCAGACATGCTGACTCGTCTGCGTAACGCGAACTCGGCTTACCACGACACCGTGACGATGCCGTTTTCCAAGATCAAGGCGCACATCGCCGAGATCCTCCAGCAGGAGGGCTTCATTCAGGGCTGGCGGACCGAGGAGGCCCCCGTGGGCAAGAGCCTCGTCCTCGAACTGAAGTACGGCCCCACCCGTGAGCGTTCGATCGCGGGCATCCGACGGGTCTCCAAGCCCGGTCTGCGGGTGTACGCCAAGAAGGAGAACCTGCCGCGGGTGCTGGGTGGCCTCGGCGTGGCGATCATTTCGACGTCCGGTGGCCTGATGACGAACAAGCAGGCCAAGAAGCGTGGCGTTGGCGGCGAAGTTCTCGCCTACGTCTGGTAA
- the rplB gene encoding 50S ribosomal protein L2, with the protein MGIRKYKPTTPGRRGSSVSDFVEITRSEPEKSLVRPLHSKGGRNGHGRITARHQGGGHKRAYRVIDFRRHDKDGVPAKVAHIEYDPNRTARIALLHYVDGEKRYILAPAGLKQGDRVENGPQSDIKPGNCLPLRNIPTGTFVHAVELKPGGGAKLGRSAGSQIQLLAKEGRYATLRMPSGEMRMVEISCRATVGQVGNAEQSNINWGKAGRSRWKGKRPTVRGVVMNPVDHPHGGGEGKTSGGRHPVSPWGKKEGRTRTKGKASDKLIVRRRRSGKKKR; encoded by the coding sequence ATGGGCATTCGTAAGTACAAGCCGACGACGCCGGGTCGTCGCGGTTCGAGCGTGAGCGACTTCGTCGAGATCACGCGCTCCGAGCCGGAGAAGTCCCTGGTGCGTCCGCTCCACTCCAAGGGTGGGCGTAACGGCCACGGCCGGATCACGGCTCGCCACCAGGGTGGCGGCCACAAGCGCGCCTACCGCGTGATCGACTTCCGTCGCCACGACAAGGACGGCGTTCCGGCCAAGGTCGCTCACATCGAGTACGACCCCAACCGCACCGCTCGCATCGCCTTGCTGCACTACGTGGACGGTGAGAAGCGCTACATTCTGGCGCCCGCCGGCCTCAAGCAGGGGGACCGGGTCGAGAACGGCCCGCAGTCCGACATCAAGCCGGGCAACTGCCTCCCGCTGCGCAACATCCCCACGGGTACGTTCGTGCACGCGGTCGAGCTGAAGCCGGGCGGCGGTGCCAAGCTGGGCCGTTCCGCCGGGTCCCAGATTCAGCTGCTCGCCAAGGAGGGCCGTTACGCCACGCTGCGTATGCCCTCCGGCGAGATGCGCATGGTGGAGATCTCCTGCCGCGCGACCGTTGGACAGGTCGGCAACGCCGAGCAGTCCAACATCAACTGGGGCAAGGCCGGCCGCTCGCGGTGGAAGGGCAAGCGCCCGACCGTCCGCGGTGTGGTCATGAACCCGGTCGACCACCCGCACGGTGGTGGTGAGGGCAAGACCTCCGGTGGTCGCCACCCGGTCAGCCCCTGGGGCAAGAAGGAAGGCCGGACCCGGACCAAGGGCAAGGCCAGCGACAAGCTGATCGTGCGGCGTCGGCGTAGCGGTAAGAAGAAGCGGTAA
- the secY gene encoding preprotein translocase subunit SecY — translation MLGAFVRAFRTPDLRNKLLFTLFILTIFRLGSVIPAPGIDSAAIRDQMEAITAADESGVYALVNLFSGGALLQLAVFALGVMPYITASIIINLLTVVIPRLEALKKEGQSGQTKITQYTRYLTLMLAVLQSTSIVAMARTGALFQGSIPVSTYLPNQDILTLVTIVVVMTAGTAIIMWFGELITERGVGNGMSLLIFTTVISSFPAMIMGLYQERSVWIFTIICIAALVLVTAVVFMEQAQRRIPVQYAKRMVGRRMYGGSSTYIPLKVNQAGIIPVIFASSLLYLPQLVVGLIGQDSTNPVVTFIQTYFSTGTGIHPVYMVTFFAMIVGFAFFYVSITFNPDEVSDNMKKYGGFIPGIRPGRPTAEYLDYVLKRLTTPGSIYLGVIALLPMVALGASGAGGAGMGIAMQGTSLLIMVGVGLDTVKQIESHLQQRNYEGFLR, via the coding sequence GTGCTAGGTGCGTTCGTTCGTGCATTCCGCACGCCCGACCTGCGCAACAAGCTGCTGTTCACACTGTTCATCCTGACGATCTTCCGTCTGGGGTCGGTGATCCCCGCGCCGGGAATCGACTCCGCGGCGATCCGGGACCAGATGGAGGCCATCACCGCGGCGGACGAGTCCGGGGTGTACGCGCTGGTGAACCTCTTCAGCGGCGGCGCGCTTCTGCAATTGGCGGTGTTCGCGCTCGGGGTCATGCCCTACATCACCGCGAGCATCATCATCAACCTCCTCACGGTGGTGATCCCCCGGCTGGAGGCCCTCAAGAAGGAGGGCCAGTCCGGCCAGACCAAGATCACCCAGTACACCCGCTACCTGACGCTGATGCTCGCGGTCCTGCAGTCGACCAGCATCGTCGCCATGGCCCGGACGGGCGCGCTGTTCCAGGGCTCCATCCCGGTCAGTACCTACCTCCCCAACCAGGACATCCTCACCCTGGTCACGATCGTGGTCGTCATGACCGCCGGTACCGCCATCATCATGTGGTTCGGCGAGCTGATCACGGAGCGCGGCGTCGGCAACGGCATGTCGCTGCTCATCTTCACCACGGTCATCTCGAGCTTCCCGGCCATGATCATGGGCCTGTACCAGGAGCGCTCGGTCTGGATCTTCACCATCATCTGCATCGCCGCACTGGTGCTCGTCACCGCGGTGGTCTTCATGGAGCAGGCCCAGCGCCGCATCCCGGTGCAGTACGCCAAGCGCATGGTGGGACGCCGGATGTACGGCGGCAGCTCCACCTACATCCCGCTCAAGGTCAACCAGGCGGGCATCATCCCCGTGATCTTCGCCTCCTCGCTGCTGTACCTTCCGCAGCTGGTCGTGGGGCTGATCGGGCAGGACTCCACCAACCCGGTCGTGACCTTCATCCAGACCTACTTCAGCACGGGCACAGGTATCCACCCGGTGTACATGGTGACGTTCTTCGCCATGATCGTCGGGTTCGCGTTCTTCTACGTGTCGATTACCTTCAACCCCGATGAGGTCTCCGACAACATGAAGAAGTACGGTGGGTTCATCCCGGGGATCCGGCCGGGGCGTCCGACCGCGGAGTACCTCGACTACGTGTTGAAGCGGCTGACGACTCCCGGTTCCATCTACCTGGGTGTGATCGCGCTCCTTCCGATGGTCGCTCTCGGTGCCAGCGGCGCCGGCGGTGCCGGCATGGGCATCGCGATGCAAGGAACGAGCCTCCTGATCATGGTCGGTGTCGGGCTGGACACGGTGAAGCAGATCGAGAGTCACCTCCAGCAGAGGAACTACGAAGGTTTTCTGCGATAA
- the rplX gene encoding 50S ribosomal protein L24, whose translation MKIKSGDEVIVIAGKDKGATGKVVKALPREDRVVVEGVNLVKKHRKANPAGGQQGEVVTKEAPIHVSNVALAEDGKASRVGYRFEEDGTKVRVSRRTGKDI comes from the coding sequence ATGAAGATCAAATCTGGCGACGAGGTTATCGTCATCGCCGGCAAGGACAAGGGTGCCACCGGCAAGGTCGTCAAGGCCCTGCCGAGGGAGGACCGTGTCGTCGTCGAGGGCGTCAACCTGGTCAAGAAGCACAGGAAGGCCAACCCGGCGGGCGGCCAGCAGGGCGAGGTCGTCACCAAGGAGGCCCCCATCCACGTGAGCAACGTTGCGCTCGCGGAGGACGGCAAGGCGTCGCGGGTGGGCTACCGCTTCGAGGAAGACGGAACCAAGGTTCGGGTCTCCCGCCGCACCGGTAAGGACATCTGA
- the rplN gene encoding 50S ribosomal protein L14 → MIQQESRLKVADNTGAREILTIRVLGGSGRRYAGIGDTIVATVKDAQPGAAVKKGDVVKAVVVRTVKERRRPDGSYIRFDENAAVLIKDGGDPRGTRIFGPVGRELRDKKYMRIISLAPEVL, encoded by the coding sequence GTGATTCAGCAGGAGTCGCGACTCAAGGTCGCCGACAACACGGGTGCCAGGGAGATCCTGACCATCCGTGTACTCGGTGGCTCGGGTCGGCGCTACGCCGGGATCGGCGACACGATCGTCGCCACGGTGAAGGACGCCCAGCCTGGCGCTGCAGTCAAGAAGGGCGACGTCGTCAAGGCCGTTGTCGTGCGCACCGTCAAGGAGCGCCGCCGGCCCGACGGCTCCTACATCCGCTTCGATGAGAACGCTGCCGTGCTCATCAAGGACGGTGGGGACCCGCGAGGCACCCGCATCTTCGGCCCGGTGGGCCGTGAGCTGCGTGACAAGAAGTACATGCGCATTATTTCGCTGGCGCCGGAGGTGCTGTAG
- the rplR gene encoding 50S ribosomal protein L18: MGITVSRKRTAKRATSRARRQFRVRKRIQGTAERPRLAVFRSSKHIVVQVIDDSRGHTLAAASTVEADVRGVDGTKSDKSVKVGQLIAQRAKDAGVSAVVFDRGGFQYSGRIAKLADAAREGGLEF; encoded by the coding sequence ATGGGTATCACCGTGAGCCGCAAGCGGACCGCCAAGCGCGCCACTTCCCGTGCGCGCCGCCAGTTCCGCGTCCGCAAGCGGATCCAGGGCACCGCCGAGCGTCCCCGCCTGGCCGTGTTCCGCTCCTCCAAGCACATCGTCGTCCAGGTCATCGACGACTCCCGGGGCCACACGCTGGCCGCGGCCTCCACCGTTGAGGCCGACGTGCGCGGCGTGGACGGCACCAAGTCGGACAAGTCCGTCAAGGTCGGCCAGCTCATCGCCCAGCGTGCCAAGGACGCCGGCGTCTCCGCGGTCGTGTTCGACCGCGGTGGCTTCCAGTACTCCGGCCGTATTGCCAAGCTCGCCGATGCGGCGCGCGAGGGCGGACTGGAGTTCTAG
- a CDS encoding type Z 30S ribosomal protein S14, with amino-acid sequence MAKKSLIAKAQRKPKFGVRAYTRCSRCGRPRAVFRKFGLCRICFREMAHRGELPGITKSSW; translated from the coding sequence ATGGCTAAGAAGTCCCTGATCGCGAAGGCGCAGCGGAAGCCGAAGTTCGGCGTTCGTGCGTATACTCGATGCTCTCGGTGCGGCCGTCCGCGCGCCGTCTTCCGGAAGTTCGGCCTGTGCCGTATCTGCTTCCGCGAGATGGCTCACCGCGGCGAGCTGCCCGGTATCACCAAGTCGAGCTGGTAG
- the rplP gene encoding 50S ribosomal protein L16: protein MLIPRKVKYRKQHHPDLRGKAKGGTSVNFGEFGIQALESAYVTNRQIESARIAMTRHIKRGGKVWINIFPDRPLTKKPAEVRMGSGKGSPEWWVAPVKPGRVMFELSGVPEAVAKEAMRRAMHKLPMKCKFVKREGE, encoded by the coding sequence GTGCTTATTCCTCGTAAGGTCAAGTACCGCAAGCAGCACCACCCGGACCTGCGCGGCAAGGCCAAGGGCGGCACGTCGGTCAACTTCGGCGAGTTCGGCATCCAGGCTCTGGAGTCGGCCTACGTCACCAACCGGCAGATCGAGTCCGCTCGTATCGCCATGACCCGGCACATCAAGCGTGGCGGCAAGGTGTGGATCAACATCTTCCCGGACCGTCCGCTGACCAAGAAGCCGGCCGAGGTCCGCATGGGTTCCGGTAAGGGCTCGCCCGAGTGGTGGGTCGCCCCGGTCAAGCCCGGCCGTGTGATGTTCGAGCTGTCGGGCGTGCCCGAGGCCGTGGCGAAGGAAGCCATGCGCCGTGCGATGCACAAGCTCCCGATGAAGTGCAAGTTTGTTAAGCGGGAGGGGGAGTGA
- the rpmC gene encoding 50S ribosomal protein L29, with protein sequence MAKSVTAQELRDQSVEDLVAKLKEAKTELFNLRFQAATGQLDNHSRLRTVKREIARIYTILREHELGIVPLSGESAEETKEAAE encoded by the coding sequence ATGGCGAAGTCCGTGACTGCCCAGGAGCTGCGTGACCAGTCCGTCGAGGACCTGGTCGCCAAGCTCAAGGAAGCGAAGACCGAGCTCTTCAACCTCCGCTTCCAGGCCGCCACAGGCCAGCTCGACAACCACAGCCGGCTGCGTACCGTCAAGCGAGAGATCGCGCGGATCTACACGATCCTCCGGGAGCACGAGCTGGGCATCGTCCCGCTGTCTGGTGAGTCGGCTGAGGAGACGAAGGAAGCAGCCGAATGA